A single Streptomyces sp. 2114.4 DNA region contains:
- a CDS encoding beta-N-acetylglucosaminidase domain-containing protein, with product MHRTRTAAATALAVALAVLPLTGMAGPPGGGGKAGQDGPRDSPGVAGSRALSPTPRSVRSRSDQVTITRSVTVVAGPDTDAPALAVVEKSLKDAGADRVVRAERDPGDGQLAVYVGGAGASRALRALGARGPDGLPAEGYALAVGGGRIALSGKDATGTYYAAQSLRQLLPHRERPGARVRGTAVRDWPATPLRGVIEGFYGTPWSHEARLDQLDFYGEHKMNIYVYSPKDDPYLRAKWRDPYPADRLAQLKELVDRAHERHVEFTYALSPGLSVCYSSDADRKALTTKFQTLWDIGVRSFAVPLDDISYTDWNCVADKDAFGTGGGAAGAAQAHLLNRVQQEFIARHSGAGPLQMVPTEYYDVKPSPYKKALAARLDKDVLVEWTGVGVIAPTMTVAQARQAREVFGHRVLTWDNYPVNDYVTNRLLLGPFNGREKGLPGQLAGITANPMIQPAASKLALYTVADYTWNDTAYDARASWSAAIAELAGGDARTARALRAFADAHYASSLNPRQAPELAAAIAQFGKDGDARRLDGVLRNLRDAPGVLRDRLADRGFVKDSGPWLDATRAWAVAARGALQLIEATRAGDDAKAWQLRQGIPELVRTATAFVYVDMSGKRVPVLVADGVLDTFVEAAVAEHDAALGVVGRPKGSTNLAVYQDHAASRMTDGDDATYFWSGAAPRAGSFVELDLHAERPLGTVRLAMGKSGSPDDYLRHGVLEYSSDHRNWHPLASFDGKAEVGAEPPAGTRARYVRARATAAQDNWLVVREFTVAGDGAATVAGGPPAAAGSALRSAGDGDPATAYRAARSAQQGEALEFTPDTPRRARSVTVLRPQGAPTGAAEVRVRTGGAWRTLGTLSGALTRLPAGDGAIGGVRLVWRDGTPAPEVDEVILH from the coding sequence ATGCACCGAACGCGCACCGCGGCGGCCACCGCGTTGGCCGTGGCCCTGGCCGTGCTTCCGCTGACGGGCATGGCCGGGCCGCCGGGCGGCGGCGGGAAGGCGGGGCAGGACGGCCCCCGGGACAGTCCCGGAGTTGCCGGTTCCCGTGCCCTCTCCCCCACGCCCCGGTCCGTCCGGAGCCGGTCCGACCAGGTCACCATCACCCGCTCCGTGACTGTCGTCGCCGGGCCGGACACCGATGCCCCTGCACTGGCCGTCGTCGAGAAATCGCTCAAGGACGCCGGTGCGGACCGGGTCGTACGGGCCGAAAGGGACCCGGGCGACGGGCAGTTGGCGGTGTACGTGGGCGGGGCGGGGGCATCGCGCGCGTTGCGGGCGCTGGGGGCCCGGGGGCCGGACGGGCTGCCCGCCGAGGGCTATGCGCTGGCCGTCGGCGGGGGCCGGATCGCGTTGTCCGGCAAGGACGCCACCGGTACGTATTACGCCGCGCAGTCGCTGCGGCAGCTGCTGCCCCACCGGGAGCGGCCGGGCGCGCGGGTGCGGGGCACCGCCGTACGCGACTGGCCGGCCACCCCGCTGCGAGGTGTCATCGAGGGCTTCTACGGAACCCCTTGGTCGCATGAGGCCCGGCTCGACCAGCTCGACTTCTACGGCGAGCACAAGATGAACATCTATGTGTACTCGCCCAAGGACGACCCCTACCTGCGGGCGAAGTGGCGTGACCCCTATCCCGCGGACCGGCTCGCGCAGCTCAAGGAGCTGGTGGACCGGGCGCACGAGCGGCATGTGGAGTTCACCTATGCGCTCTCCCCGGGGCTGTCGGTCTGCTACAGCTCCGACGCGGATCGCAAGGCGCTGACCACCAAGTTCCAGACGCTGTGGGACATCGGGGTGCGGTCCTTCGCGGTGCCGCTGGACGACATCAGTTACACGGACTGGAACTGCGTGGCGGACAAGGACGCGTTCGGGACCGGCGGCGGGGCGGCGGGGGCGGCGCAGGCGCATCTTCTCAATCGCGTCCAGCAGGAGTTCATCGCCCGGCACTCCGGTGCCGGGCCGCTGCAGATGGTGCCGACCGAGTACTACGACGTGAAGCCGTCGCCGTACAAGAAGGCGCTGGCCGCCAGGCTGGACAAGGACGTGCTGGTCGAGTGGACGGGCGTGGGGGTGATCGCGCCGACGATGACCGTCGCCCAGGCGCGGCAGGCCCGGGAGGTGTTCGGGCACCGGGTCCTGACGTGGGACAACTACCCGGTCAATGACTATGTGACCAACCGGTTGCTGCTCGGGCCGTTCAACGGCCGCGAGAAGGGGCTGCCGGGGCAGCTGGCGGGGATCACCGCGAACCCGATGATCCAGCCTGCCGCGTCCAAGCTCGCGCTGTACACGGTGGCCGACTACACGTGGAACGACACGGCGTATGACGCCCGTGCCTCCTGGAGCGCGGCGATCGCGGAGCTGGCCGGCGGCGACGCCCGGACGGCACGGGCGCTGCGTGCCTTCGCCGATGCCCACTACGCCTCGTCGCTCAATCCACGGCAGGCGCCCGAACTGGCCGCCGCCATCGCGCAGTTCGGCAAGGACGGCGATGCGCGGAGGCTGGACGGGGTGTTGCGGAACCTGCGGGACGCGCCGGGGGTGCTGCGGGACCGGCTCGCCGACCGGGGATTCGTCAAGGACAGCGGGCCCTGGCTGGATGCCACCCGGGCCTGGGCCGTCGCGGCGCGCGGCGCCCTTCAGCTGATCGAGGCCACCAGGGCGGGGGACGATGCCAAGGCCTGGCAACTGCGGCAGGGCATACCGGAGCTGGTGAGGACCGCCACCGCGTTCGTCTATGTGGACATGTCGGGGAAGAGGGTTCCGGTGCTGGTGGCGGACGGGGTGCTGGACACCTTCGTCGAGGCGGCGGTGGCCGAGCACGACGCGGCGCTGGGCGTCGTCGGCCGTCCGAAGGGGTCGACGAATCTGGCCGTCTACCAGGACCACGCGGCTTCCCGGATGACCGATGGTGACGATGCCACCTACTTCTGGAGCGGCGCGGCGCCCCGGGCTGGCTCCTTCGTGGAGCTGGATCTGCATGCGGAGCGTCCGCTGGGGACCGTACGGCTGGCGATGGGCAAGAGCGGCAGCCCGGACGACTATCTGCGGCACGGTGTCCTGGAGTACTCGTCGGACCACAGGAACTGGCACCCGCTGGCCTCGTTCGACGGGAAGGCCGAGGTCGGCGCCGAACCACCGGCCGGGACCAGGGCCCGGTACGTCCGCGCACGGGCCACTGCGGCGCAGGACAACTGGCTGGTGGTGCGGGAGTTCACGGTGGCCGGGGACGGTGCGGCGACGGTGGCCGGTGGCCCGCCCGCGGCGGCGGGCAGCGCGCTGCGGTCGGCGGGGGACGGTGACCCGGCGACCGCCTATCGCGCGGCGCGGTCGGCGCAGCAGGGCGAGGCGCTGGAGTTCACCCCCGATACGCCCCGCAGGGCACGGTCCGTCACCGTCCTCCGGCCGCAGGGCGCACCCACCGGAGCGGCGGAGGTCCGGGTCCGTACGGGCGGTGCCTGGCGCACGCTCGGCACGCTGTCCGGGGCCTTGACGCGGCTGCCGGCCGGCGACGGCGCGATCGGGGGCGTGCGCCTGGTCTGGCGGGACGGGACGCCGGCGCCCGAGGTCGATGAGGTGATACTGCACTGA
- a CDS encoding DUF6126 family protein: MPDQTVPAVPAPPPSEPLPGTAPAARTYKEGKPPRGVYVRVFLYVVATHVLLAFMSFLVIVAKSR; the protein is encoded by the coding sequence GTGCCCGATCAGACCGTTCCTGCCGTACCCGCGCCGCCGCCTTCGGAGCCGCTGCCCGGGACGGCGCCCGCCGCCCGGACGTACAAGGAGGGCAAACCTCCGCGCGGGGTGTATGTGCGGGTGTTCCTCTACGTCGTGGCGACGCATGTGCTGTTGGCGTTCATGAGCTTCTTGGTGATCGTCGCCAAGTCGCGCTGA
- a CDS encoding helix-turn-helix domain-containing protein, with amino-acid sequence MTELPDEPVGTPPGDLSTVAPRLRDLRRRSGLTLETAARLVGLSPAHLSRLETRQRQPSLPVLLALARTYGTTVSDLLGETAPERDPVLRADRTEPSEVGGWTYWTVGGAGRAMQALRVHVPQRTQGDLVRVHPGEEWLYVLEGRLRLTLGAAAHVLDPGDSAHFDSLTPHRISAASRGGTELLFVHTLLQSGAAEWCLGDDARRRGL; translated from the coding sequence ATGACCGAGCTTCCCGACGAGCCCGTCGGCACTCCGCCGGGGGACTTGTCCACCGTCGCGCCGCGCCTTCGTGACCTGCGCAGACGCAGTGGTCTCACGCTGGAGACCGCGGCCCGGCTGGTGGGACTCTCGCCCGCGCACCTGTCGCGGCTGGAGACGCGTCAGCGGCAGCCGTCGCTGCCGGTGCTGCTGGCGCTGGCCCGTACCTACGGCACCACGGTATCCGACCTGCTCGGCGAGACCGCGCCGGAGCGGGACCCGGTGCTGCGCGCGGACCGCACGGAGCCGTCCGAGGTCGGCGGCTGGACGTATTGGACCGTGGGCGGAGCCGGGCGCGCGATGCAGGCGCTGCGGGTCCATGTGCCGCAGCGGACACAGGGCGATCTGGTGCGGGTGCATCCGGGCGAGGAGTGGCTGTACGTCCTGGAGGGGCGGCTGCGGCTGACGCTCGGCGCGGCGGCGCATGTGCTGGACCCGGGGGACTCCGCGCACTTCGACTCGCTCACGCCCCACCGGATTTCCGCCGCCTCCCGGGGCGGGACCGAGCTGTTGTTCGTCCACACGCTGTTGCAGAGCGGGGCCGCCGAGTGGTGCCTCGGCGACGACGCGAGGCGCCGCGGGCTGTGA
- a CDS encoding amino acid permease: protein MSRTITPPPQGSPQPVQNGEAVLSHGLKQRHLSMIALGGVIGAGLFVGSGVGIAAAGPAIVLLFAGTGALVMLIMRMLGEMSAARPSTGSFSVHAEAELGSWAGATSGWMYWLMLCAGVAAEATAAGTIMHTWVSFIPAYGWVAIFMVFFCASNLTAVKNFGEFEFWFSAVKVTAIVAFLVLGVLGILGVFGSAPGTSHLTGHGGFFPTGAAGLAAGLLTTISGFAGLETVTIAAAESDNPSRNVARAVRTAVWRIAVFYIGSMAVVVTLVPWNNPKVATDGPYVTVLDQLGIPAAGTIMQIVVLVALLSAMNANIYGSSRMAYSLVHRGQGPRFLAKVTRGVPAAAVLASCVFGFAAVIAGIVWPTTVFAWLLNIAGCSVLVVWSIVGLTQLRMRRRLEREAPELLSVRMWAFPYLTWLALAAILGVFAVMAGSADGRQQLAGTAVVAAALAGAGHLKQRRDRQAALSS, encoded by the coding sequence ATGAGCCGGACCATCACCCCGCCGCCCCAGGGCTCCCCGCAGCCCGTGCAGAACGGCGAAGCCGTGCTGTCGCACGGTCTCAAGCAGCGCCATCTGTCGATGATCGCGCTCGGCGGGGTCATCGGCGCGGGTCTCTTCGTCGGCTCCGGGGTCGGCATCGCCGCGGCCGGACCGGCCATCGTTCTCCTCTTCGCGGGGACCGGCGCGCTGGTCATGCTGATCATGCGGATGCTCGGCGAGATGTCCGCGGCCCGGCCTTCCACCGGCTCGTTCTCGGTGCATGCCGAGGCGGAACTCGGCTCCTGGGCAGGCGCCACCTCGGGCTGGATGTACTGGCTGATGCTCTGTGCCGGCGTGGCCGCCGAGGCCACCGCGGCGGGCACGATCATGCACACCTGGGTGTCGTTCATCCCCGCCTACGGCTGGGTGGCGATCTTCATGGTGTTCTTCTGCGCCAGCAACCTCACCGCGGTCAAGAACTTCGGCGAGTTCGAGTTCTGGTTCTCCGCCGTCAAGGTCACCGCGATCGTCGCCTTTCTGGTGCTGGGCGTGCTCGGCATTCTCGGGGTGTTCGGCAGTGCGCCCGGCACCAGCCATCTCACCGGCCACGGCGGCTTCTTCCCGACCGGCGCCGCCGGGCTCGCAGCCGGTCTGCTGACCACCATCTCCGGGTTCGCCGGTCTGGAGACCGTCACCATCGCGGCGGCGGAGTCCGACAACCCGAGCCGGAACGTGGCCCGTGCCGTCCGCACCGCCGTCTGGCGTATCGCCGTGTTCTACATCGGCTCGATGGCCGTGGTGGTCACCCTGGTGCCGTGGAACAACCCGAAGGTCGCCACGGACGGCCCGTACGTCACCGTGCTCGACCAGCTCGGTATCCCGGCAGCCGGCACGATCATGCAGATCGTCGTGCTGGTGGCGCTGCTCTCCGCGATGAACGCCAACATCTACGGCTCGTCGCGCATGGCGTACTCCCTCGTCCACCGGGGCCAGGGGCCGCGTTTCCTGGCCAAGGTCACCCGGGGCGTGCCGGCCGCGGCGGTGCTGGCGTCCTGTGTGTTCGGCTTCGCGGCCGTGATCGCCGGGATCGTCTGGCCGACCACGGTGTTCGCCTGGCTGCTGAACATCGCCGGCTGCTCGGTGCTGGTCGTCTGGTCCATCGTCGGCCTCACCCAGCTGAGGATGCGCCGCCGCCTGGAGCGCGAGGCACCCGAGCTGCTCTCCGTGCGGATGTGGGCCTTCCCCTACCTGACCTGGCTGGCGCTGGCCGCCATCCTGGGCGTCTTCGCCGTCATGGCCGGCAGCGCGGACGGGCGGCAGCAGCTCGCCGGCACGGCCGTCGTGGCCGCCGCGCTGGCGGGGGCGGGCCACCTCAAGCAGCGCCGCGACCGGCAGGCCGCCCTCAGCTCCTGA
- a CDS encoding ribonuclease domain-containing protein translates to MRIPPRITKFGAAGALASALLIGQAAVAATPAVATTHPATSYAATAHVTSVHVKDVGKTCYSKLPAQAHDTLDLIAKGGPYPYPKDGTVFDNREGILPSQSSDYYHEFTVVTPGSPDRGARRIVTGEKKDEDYYTADHYKTFDLVDRGC, encoded by the coding sequence ATGAGAATCCCCCCACGGATCACCAAGTTCGGCGCCGCCGGCGCCCTCGCTTCGGCCCTTCTCATCGGCCAGGCCGCGGTCGCCGCCACGCCCGCCGTCGCCACGACCCACCCGGCCACCTCGTACGCCGCCACGGCGCACGTCACGTCCGTGCACGTCAAGGACGTCGGCAAGACCTGCTACTCCAAGCTGCCCGCACAGGCCCACGACACCCTCGATCTGATCGCCAAGGGCGGGCCCTACCCGTATCCCAAGGACGGGACGGTCTTCGACAACCGGGAGGGCATCCTGCCGTCCCAGAGCTCGGACTACTACCACGAGTTCACCGTCGTCACGCCCGGCTCTCCCGACCGCGGTGCGCGACGCATCGTGACCGGCGAGAAGAAGGACGAGGACTACTACACCGCCGACCACTACAAGACATTCGATCTCGTCGACCGCGGCTGCTGA
- a CDS encoding bifunctional 4-hydroxy-2-oxoglutarate aldolase/2-dehydro-3-deoxy-phosphogluconate aldolase: MYRWEITRAALAQRVFAIVRSRTYDEASATADTLLSAGITSLEISLTTPFALEAVTTLTRELGDDAVIGAGTVLDAVSARMAVDAGARYLVSPSLDAEVIRTGHRYGIPVFPGVSTPTEMVRALELGADAVKLFPAAGHDPAWLAEVRASLPQVPLLPTGGVTVDSAPEWIAAGAVAVGMGTALSEGDRETVAKRAADLLNRLDEAAPDRSAGRGTADLYED; encoded by the coding sequence GTGTATCGCTGGGAGATCACCCGGGCCGCTCTGGCGCAGCGGGTTTTCGCCATCGTCCGGAGCAGAACGTATGACGAGGCGAGCGCCACGGCGGACACCCTGCTGTCGGCGGGCATCACAAGCCTGGAGATATCCCTCACCACCCCCTTCGCCCTGGAGGCGGTCACGACGCTCACCCGCGAGCTGGGCGACGACGCCGTCATCGGCGCGGGCACGGTCCTTGACGCGGTATCGGCCCGGATGGCGGTCGACGCGGGCGCCCGCTATCTCGTCTCGCCGAGCCTCGACGCCGAGGTCATCCGTACCGGCCACCGTTACGGCATCCCGGTCTTCCCCGGGGTGTCGACGCCGACCGAGATGGTCCGCGCGCTCGAACTCGGCGCGGACGCGGTCAAGCTGTTCCCCGCCGCGGGGCACGACCCGGCCTGGCTGGCGGAGGTTCGTGCCTCACTGCCTCAGGTGCCGCTGCTGCCGACGGGTGGGGTGACGGTCGACAGCGCGCCGGAGTGGATCGCGGCGGGGGCGGTCGCCGTCGGCATGGGAACGGCGCTCTCCGAGGGGGACCGCGAGACCGTCGCCAAGCGCGCCGCCGACCTCCTCAACCGCCTGGACGAAGCCGCCCCCGACCGCTCGGCCGGCAGAGGTACGGCGGACCTCTACGAGGACTGA
- a CDS encoding transporter substrate-binding domain-containing protein: MKRAATLSALACLLAVTAAAPAVPDAPTGGGGAPLAAGKKASALDVIPRRGVLRVCTTGDYRPFSHLDPKTGTYSGVDITMAGDLAKSLDATPRYVATTWAKLVGDLSAGRCDIAMGGVSITLPRARSVYFSEPTRTDGKTPLARCADKDKYQTLQQIDRPGTKVIVNPGGTNEEFARAHLRRATLTVHPDNTTIFDEIIAGRADVMMTDASETRYQAKIHPELCSLHPDKPFSFSEKAYALPRGDNEFKAYVDQWVHLATHDGTYRKYEDAWMK; the protein is encoded by the coding sequence ATGAAGCGCGCCGCCACCCTCTCCGCCCTGGCTTGTCTGCTCGCCGTCACCGCCGCCGCACCGGCGGTTCCGGACGCCCCGACCGGAGGAGGGGGTGCCCCACTCGCCGCCGGCAAGAAGGCCTCGGCCCTCGACGTCATCCCCCGGCGCGGTGTGCTGCGGGTCTGCACCACCGGCGACTACCGTCCCTTCAGCCACCTCGACCCCAAGACCGGCACCTACAGCGGTGTGGACATCACCATGGCCGGTGACCTCGCCAAGAGCCTTGACGCCACACCCCGCTATGTGGCCACGACCTGGGCCAAGCTCGTCGGTGACCTGTCGGCCGGCCGCTGTGACATCGCCATGGGCGGCGTCTCGATCACCCTCCCGCGCGCTCGCTCCGTCTACTTCAGCGAACCCACCCGCACCGACGGCAAGACGCCCCTCGCGCGTTGCGCGGACAAGGACAAGTACCAGACCCTGCAACAGATCGACCGGCCCGGAACCAAGGTCATCGTCAATCCCGGTGGCACCAACGAGGAATTCGCCCGCGCCCATCTCCGGCGTGCCACCCTCACGGTCCACCCGGACAACACCACGATCTTCGACGAGATCATTGCGGGCCGCGCGGATGTGATGATGACCGACGCGAGTGAGACCCGCTACCAGGCCAAGATCCACCCCGAACTCTGCTCACTCCACCCGGACAAGCCCTTCTCCTTCTCCGAAAAGGCCTACGCCCTGCCCCGCGGCGACAACGAGTTCAAGGCGTATGTGGACCAGTGGGTACACCTGGCCACCCATGACGGGACCTACCGCAAGTACGAGGATGCCTGGATGAAGTGA
- a CDS encoding DUF3995 domain-containing protein yields the protein MKREPEGTDAEPSTLWGRIACGWAVAFAGLHFYWAVGGEVGLNVSAGPLAAERPLWFVVAGLWGVGVLCLLGALLARQLARSGPRGVPAPPARWLGWGISALLLARGIGIEVLLLAGATYLDASVSAEQRTWTLALWNPWFIAGGVAFGLAALRSRRP from the coding sequence GTGAAACGCGAACCGGAGGGAACGGACGCAGAGCCGTCCACGCTGTGGGGGCGTATCGCATGCGGGTGGGCGGTCGCGTTCGCCGGGTTGCACTTCTACTGGGCCGTTGGCGGTGAGGTGGGGCTGAACGTTTCCGCCGGTCCGCTGGCCGCCGAGCGCCCGCTGTGGTTCGTCGTAGCCGGTTTGTGGGGTGTGGGTGTGCTCTGCCTCCTCGGCGCCCTGCTGGCACGGCAGCTTGCCCGGTCCGGGCCCAGGGGCGTTCCCGCTCCGCCGGCACGGTGGCTGGGATGGGGCATCAGTGCCCTCCTGCTGGCCCGTGGCATCGGTATCGAGGTGCTGCTGCTGGCCGGCGCCACGTACCTGGACGCCTCCGTGAGCGCGGAACAGCGGACCTGGACGCTGGCCCTCTGGAACCCCTGGTTCATCGCCGGAGGAGTGGCCTTCGGCCTCGCCGCCCTGCGGTCCCGCAGGCCTTGA
- a CDS encoding DUF6191 domain-containing protein codes for MSFPAFVCLLILFALVESAWRGFTGLGLLPWLRRRTERSLSSTAFDEFTAVVNGNKTVELEQRRVELLRRDDESDGAPPRSSIDLAKGTAFIVVPQEADGPRADRCDTFEGRR; via the coding sequence ATGTCGTTCCCGGCGTTCGTGTGCCTCCTGATCCTTTTCGCCCTGGTGGAGAGCGCGTGGCGAGGGTTCACGGGGCTGGGCTTGCTCCCGTGGCTCCGCAGGCGCACGGAACGGTCGCTGTCGAGTACGGCCTTTGATGAATTCACCGCGGTCGTGAACGGAAACAAGACGGTGGAGCTGGAGCAGCGGCGGGTGGAGCTGCTGCGGCGGGACGACGAGAGCGACGGTGCCCCGCCCCGCTCCAGCATCGACCTGGCCAAGGGCACCGCGTTCATCGTGGTGCCGCAGGAAGCGGACGGTCCGCGCGCCGACAGGTGCGACACCTTTGAGGGCCGACGGTGA
- a CDS encoding VOC family protein has protein sequence MSVRRVVPDLQSDALEENRTFYGLLGFEEVMNLGWVMTLASPANPTAQLTFMTHDKTAPVTPDMSIEVDDVDTVHAALLAAGAEIVRPLRDEEWGVRRFFVKDPNDRVVNVLSHRAPPREAVNEATNEAKNEVDES, from the coding sequence ATGTCCGTACGTCGCGTCGTCCCCGACCTCCAGTCCGACGCCCTGGAGGAGAACCGCACGTTCTACGGCCTGCTGGGGTTCGAGGAGGTCATGAACCTGGGCTGGGTCATGACCCTGGCGTCCCCCGCCAACCCCACCGCGCAGCTCACCTTCATGACCCACGACAAGACCGCCCCGGTCACCCCCGACATGAGCATCGAGGTCGACGACGTGGACACGGTCCACGCCGCCCTGCTGGCCGCCGGCGCAGAGATCGTCCGGCCGCTCCGGGACGAGGAGTGGGGCGTCCGCCGGTTCTTCGTCAAGGATCCGAACGACCGGGTCGTCAATGTCCTTTCACACCGGGCGCCGCCTCGCGAGGCCGTGAACGAGGCGACGAACGAGGCCAAGAACGAGGTCGACGAGTCCTAG
- a CDS encoding GntR family transcriptional regulator: MGKRETEARGAESPLQFSVDRNSPVPLYFQLSQQLEAAIEHGKLAPGSLLGNEIELAGRLGLSRPTVRQAIQSLVDKGLLVRRRGIGTQVVHSQVKRPLELSSLYDDLEAAGQKPATRVLLNTTTEADAEVAAALGIAEGAEVALVERLRLTHGEPVAHLRNHLPAGLLKLETAELEETGLYRLMRSAGITLHSARQAVGARAATVEEGERLDEPEGAPLLTMQRTTFDDTGRAVEFGSHVYRASRYAFEFQLLVRP; encoded by the coding sequence GTGGGGAAACGCGAAACAGAAGCCCGGGGCGCCGAAAGCCCCCTCCAGTTCAGCGTGGACCGGAACAGTCCGGTCCCGTTGTATTTCCAGCTGTCCCAGCAGCTGGAGGCCGCGATCGAGCACGGCAAGCTGGCTCCCGGCAGCCTGCTCGGGAATGAGATCGAGCTGGCCGGCCGGCTCGGTCTGTCCCGGCCGACGGTGCGGCAGGCGATCCAGTCGCTGGTCGACAAGGGGCTCCTGGTACGCCGCAGGGGGATCGGCACGCAGGTTGTCCACAGTCAGGTCAAGCGCCCGCTGGAGCTGAGCAGCCTCTACGACGACCTGGAGGCGGCCGGGCAGAAGCCGGCCACCCGTGTGCTGCTCAACACCACCACCGAGGCCGACGCCGAGGTCGCCGCCGCGCTGGGGATCGCGGAGGGGGCCGAGGTCGCGCTCGTCGAGCGGCTGCGGCTGACGCACGGCGAGCCCGTCGCGCATCTGCGCAACCACCTTCCCGCGGGGCTGCTCAAGCTGGAGACGGCCGAGCTGGAGGAGACCGGTCTGTACCGCCTGATGCGGTCGGCCGGCATCACCCTGCACAGCGCCCGTCAGGCGGTCGGCGCGCGCGCCGCGACCGTCGAGGAGGGCGAACGGCTCGACGAGCCCGAGGGCGCCCCGCTGCTCACGATGCAGCGCACCACGTTCGACGACACCGGGCGCGCGGTCGAATTCGGCTCGCATGTCTATCGCGCCTCCCGGTACGCCTTCGAGTTCCAGTTGCTCGTGCGCCCCTGA
- a CDS encoding sugar ABC transporter substrate-binding protein has translation MMGVRTAGPLTVRGVAVRGAAALLTTLALATGCSASGGQGAGSTASGSGKGATTPRMTIGMVTHSGDGDTFWDIVQNGAEQAAAKDNVKFLYAHDKEGAQQAALIQSYIDQKVDGLIVTLAKPQAVKAAVRKAEAQGIPVITINSGGELSRAYGALTHIGQDESVAGRAVGEELNHRHRKKALCVVHEQGNVSLEDRCAGVRKAFHGTVDNLDVDGTNAPASQSSVEAKLQSDKDIDAIVTLGAPMAAISVKAKEEAGSSAQLATFDLNSAVVKLLKAKDVTFAVDQQPYLQGYEAVDLLWLHKANADVLGGGRPVLTGPALVTEKDVPKLTAYTGRGTR, from the coding sequence ATGATGGGCGTGCGTACGGCTGGTCCCCTCACTGTCCGCGGCGTCGCGGTGCGCGGCGCCGCCGCCTTACTGACGACCCTCGCCCTCGCCACCGGGTGCAGCGCCTCCGGCGGGCAGGGTGCCGGGAGCACGGCGTCCGGGTCCGGCAAGGGCGCCACCACCCCGCGGATGACGATCGGGATGGTCACCCACTCCGGCGACGGCGACACCTTCTGGGACATCGTGCAGAACGGTGCCGAGCAGGCCGCCGCCAAGGACAATGTGAAGTTCCTGTATGCCCACGACAAGGAGGGCGCCCAGCAGGCCGCGCTGATCCAGTCGTACATCGACCAGAAGGTCGACGGACTGATCGTCACCCTCGCCAAGCCGCAGGCCGTCAAGGCGGCGGTCCGCAAGGCGGAGGCGCAGGGCATACCCGTCATCACCATCAACTCCGGCGGCGAGCTCTCCCGGGCGTACGGGGCCCTGACGCACATCGGGCAGGACGAGTCCGTGGCGGGGCGCGCGGTCGGCGAGGAGCTGAACCACCGGCACCGGAAGAAGGCCCTCTGCGTCGTCCACGAGCAGGGCAATGTGTCGCTGGAGGACCGCTGTGCCGGCGTCCGCAAGGCGTTCCACGGGACGGTCGACAATCTCGATGTCGACGGCACCAACGCGCCCGCCTCGCAGTCCTCCGTCGAGGCCAAGCTCCAGTCCGACAAGGACATCGACGCGATCGTCACGCTCGGTGCGCCGATGGCGGCGATCTCCGTCAAGGCCAAGGAGGAGGCGGGCAGCTCCGCGCAGCTGGCGACCTTCGACCTGAACTCCGCCGTCGTCAAGCTGCTCAAGGCGAAGGACGTCACCTTCGCCGTCGACCAGCAGCCTTACCTCCAGGGCTACGAGGCGGTGGATCTGCTCTGGCTCCACAAGGCCAATGCCGATGTGCTCGGCGGGGGCAGGCCGGTACTCACCGGGCCCGCCCTGGTCACGGAGAAGGACGTACCAAAGCTGACCGCCTACACCGGGCGAGGCACCCGGTGA